In Kitasatospora sp. NBC_00240, the following are encoded in one genomic region:
- a CDS encoding sugar ABC transporter ATP-binding protein, which translates to MTDTAAPLLRIEGMSKTFPGLKALDGVSLEVRPGEVVAVLGHNGSGKSTLVKVLAGVHQADPGTVIEVRDAEGALMEGAAAREGLHFIHQDLGLADILTTVENLGLGRSERGRAFAPVRGAAERRHAQQLIARFGATLDVTVPVGKLSPAQRAIVAIARAMDGWSRPDNVLVLDEPTAALHGDEVKVLFEAIRRVASSGAGVVFISHRLDEVLELADRVVVLRDGRVVAEQATGELDHDTMVTLIAGREIDGTAVTHRGGTGEPVLSVTGLGGGEISDFSLTLRAGEIVGISGILGSGREQLAPMLFGARHRSGGRVEVDGRELVPDDTGAAIGSGMAYVPADRRRSGVVMDMSVRENLTLPLLRPLRRSFWRLDRRAERAQTRSWMHTVGLRPPNPEQPLKLFSGGNQQKIVLAKWLRVRPRVLLLDEPTQGVDVGAIAALHELVLNARRDGTGVLVCSSDTKELVSLCDRVLVLKDGRVVSEVPRESLTEERLVRDELGLQTAGSNSGTSGAE; encoded by the coding sequence ATGACGGACACCGCGGCGCCACTGCTCCGGATCGAGGGCATGTCGAAGACGTTCCCGGGTCTGAAGGCCCTGGACGGCGTGTCGTTGGAGGTCCGTCCGGGGGAAGTCGTCGCGGTGCTCGGACACAACGGCTCGGGCAAGTCGACCCTGGTCAAGGTTCTGGCCGGTGTCCACCAGGCCGATCCCGGGACGGTCATCGAGGTCCGTGACGCCGAGGGCGCGCTGATGGAGGGAGCGGCCGCCCGCGAGGGCCTGCACTTCATCCACCAGGATCTCGGTCTGGCCGACATCCTGACGACGGTGGAGAACCTCGGGCTGGGCAGGTCCGAGCGCGGACGGGCGTTCGCCCCCGTCCGCGGGGCCGCCGAGCGGCGGCACGCCCAGCAGCTCATCGCCCGGTTCGGCGCCACCCTGGACGTGACGGTCCCGGTCGGGAAGCTGTCACCGGCGCAGCGGGCGATCGTCGCGATCGCCCGGGCGATGGACGGCTGGAGCCGTCCGGACAACGTGCTGGTGCTCGACGAGCCCACGGCGGCGCTGCACGGCGACGAGGTGAAGGTGCTGTTCGAGGCGATCCGGCGGGTCGCCTCGTCCGGGGCCGGGGTCGTCTTCATCTCCCACCGGCTCGACGAGGTACTCGAACTCGCCGACCGGGTGGTGGTGCTGCGAGACGGGCGCGTCGTCGCCGAGCAGGCCACCGGTGAACTCGACCACGACACGATGGTGACGCTCATCGCCGGTCGCGAGATCGACGGGACGGCTGTGACGCACCGGGGCGGGACCGGTGAGCCGGTGCTGAGCGTGACCGGCCTCGGCGGCGGGGAGATCAGCGACTTCTCGCTGACCCTGCGGGCCGGCGAGATCGTCGGGATCAGCGGCATCCTGGGTTCGGGGCGGGAGCAGCTCGCGCCGATGCTGTTCGGTGCCCGACACCGGTCCGGCGGCCGGGTGGAGGTGGACGGACGGGAGCTGGTCCCCGACGACACGGGCGCGGCGATCGGCAGCGGGATGGCGTACGTACCCGCCGATCGCCGCCGTAGCGGCGTGGTCATGGACATGAGTGTCCGGGAGAACCTGACGCTGCCGCTGCTGCGTCCGCTGCGACGGTCCTTCTGGCGTCTGGACAGGCGGGCCGAGCGCGCGCAGACCCGCTCCTGGATGCACACCGTCGGGCTTCGCCCGCCCAATCCCGAGCAACCGCTGAAGCTGTTCAGCGGCGGCAACCAGCAGAAGATCGTGCTGGCCAAGTGGCTGCGCGTCCGCCCTCGCGTGCTCCTGCTCGACGAACCCACCCAGGGCGTCGACGTGGGCGCGATAGCGGCCCTCCACGAGTTGGTCCTGAACGCGCGGCGCGACGGGACCGGCGTCCTGGTCTGCTCCTCGGACACGAAGGAACTGGTGTCCCTGTGCGACCGCGTGCTGGTGCTCAAGGACGGCCGGGTGGTGAGCGAGGTTCCGCGTGAGTCCCTGACCGAGGAACGCCTGGTCCGCGACGAGTTGGGCCTCCAGACGGCCGGAAGCAACAGCGGCACGAGCGGAGCGGAGTGA
- a CDS encoding ABC transporter permease, whose product MPAPDALSQLPKVPELPWSVRVRRAVAFRNISALYLLAFMVLVFALWVPDTFLTSGTWRSLLSDQAVTCLVAVGLVVPTAAGVIDLAIGAQVGLGAILAARLLVGNVPAPLAILLSLVAGAAVGLFSWLMITRARIPSFIATLAVSSLLAAAIAWISSSQQIVNLPTGFAELGTGQLLGITYPVYIMLAVAGLLWYVLERTPAGRRVYATGGNVDAMGGNSEAAALAGVRISRIVLSALMTSGAVAGLAGVLLTSQLSTGDPTVGPGYLLPVIAAVFLGSTQFRGGRFNIWGTVVAAYTLAVGVKGLQLAGLPIWIPDLFNGTALLAAVGLAAWRRPQVSRREAVLRLIRNNTTTAWAGRRARRSELLARAATADAAMSSEHAADGAAPDAVSELPELPWSVRVRRAVAFRNISALYLLAFMVLVFALWVPDTFLTSGTWRSLLSDQAVTCLVAVGLVVPTAAGVIDLAIGAQVGLGAILAARLLVGNVPAPLAILLSLVAGAAVGLFSWLMITRARIPSFIATLAVSSLLAAAIAWISSSQQIVNIPTGFAELGTGQLLGITYPVYIMLAVAGLLWYVLERTPAGRRVYATGGNPQAAALVGVRPARVILFALMTSGVVAGLAGLLLTSQLSTGDPTVGPGYLLPVIAAVFLGSTQFRGGRFNIWGTVVAAYTLAVGVKGLQLAGLPIWIPDLFNGTALLAAVGLAAWRRAPATRRIGLGRFRRPQPGSR is encoded by the coding sequence GTGCCCGCCCCGGACGCGTTGTCCCAGCTGCCGAAGGTGCCGGAGCTGCCCTGGTCGGTGCGGGTCCGGCGGGCGGTGGCGTTCCGCAACATCTCCGCGCTGTACCTGCTCGCGTTCATGGTCCTGGTGTTCGCCCTGTGGGTCCCCGACACCTTCCTCACCTCCGGCACCTGGCGCTCCCTGCTCTCCGACCAGGCCGTCACCTGCCTGGTCGCCGTCGGCCTGGTCGTCCCCACCGCGGCCGGCGTCATCGACCTCGCCATCGGCGCCCAGGTCGGACTCGGAGCCATCCTCGCCGCCCGCCTGCTGGTGGGCAACGTACCCGCCCCACTCGCCATCCTGCTGTCACTGGTGGCCGGCGCGGCCGTCGGCCTGTTCTCCTGGCTGATGATCACCCGCGCCCGGATCCCCTCCTTCATCGCCACCCTCGCCGTCAGCTCACTGCTGGCCGCGGCCATCGCCTGGATCTCCAGCAGCCAGCAGATCGTCAACCTCCCCACCGGCTTCGCCGAACTCGGCACCGGCCAACTCCTCGGCATCACCTACCCCGTCTACATCATGCTCGCCGTCGCCGGACTCCTCTGGTACGTCCTCGAACGCACACCGGCCGGCCGCCGCGTCTACGCCACCGGCGGCAACGTCGATGCCATGGGCGGCAACAGCGAGGCCGCCGCGCTGGCCGGTGTCCGGATCTCCCGGATCGTCCTGTCCGCGCTGATGACCTCCGGCGCGGTGGCCGGGCTCGCCGGCGTCCTGCTGACCTCCCAGCTGTCCACCGGAGACCCCACCGTCGGACCGGGCTACCTGCTCCCCGTCATCGCCGCCGTCTTCCTCGGCTCCACCCAGTTCCGCGGCGGCCGCTTCAACATCTGGGGCACCGTCGTCGCCGCCTACACCCTCGCCGTCGGCGTCAAAGGCCTGCAACTCGCCGGCCTGCCCATCTGGATCCCCGACCTCTTCAACGGCACCGCCCTCCTCGCCGCCGTCGGCCTCGCCGCCTGGCGACGCCCGCAGGTGAGCCGCCGGGAGGCCGTCCTCCGGCTGATCCGCAACAACACGACCACCGCCTGGGCCGGCAGGCGGGCCCGACGGAGCGAGCTGCTCGCCCGGGCCGCCACGGCGGACGCCGCCATGTCCTCGGAGCACGCGGCTGACGGCGCCGCCCCGGACGCGGTGTCCGAGCTGCCGGAGCTGCCCTGGTCGGTGCGGGTCCGGCGGGCGGTGGCGTTCCGCAACATCTCCGCGCTGTACCTGCTCGCGTTCATGGTCCTGGTGTTCGCCCTGTGGGTCCCCGACACCTTCCTCACCTCCGGCACCTGGCGCTCCCTGCTCTCCGACCAGGCCGTCACCTGCCTGGTCGCCGTCGGCCTGGTCGTCCCCACCGCGGCCGGCGTCATCGACCTCGCCATCGGCGCCCAGGTCGGACTCGGAGCCATCCTCGCCGCCCGCCTGCTGGTGGGCAACGTACCCGCCCCACTCGCCATCCTGCTGTCACTGGTGGCCGGCGCGGCCGTCGGCCTGTTCTCCTGGCTGATGATCACCCGCGCCCGGATCCCCTCCTTCATCGCCACCCTCGCCGTCAGCTCACTGCTGGCCGCGGCCATCGCCTGGATCTCCAGCAGCCAGCAGATCGTCAACATCCCCACCGGCTTCGCCGAACTCGGCACCGGCCAACTCCTCGGCATCACCTACCCCGTCTACATCATGCTCGCCGTCGCCGGACTCCTCTGGTACGTCCTCGAACGCACACCGGCCGGCCGCCGCGTCTACGCCACCGGCGGGAATCCGCAAGCCGCCGCGCTGGTCGGGGTGCGCCCCGCCCGGGTCATCCTCTTCGCGCTGATGACCTCCGGCGTGGTCGCCGGGCTCGCCGGGCTGCTGCTGACCTCCCAGCTGTCCACCGGAGACCCCACCGTCGGACCGGGCTACCTGCTCCCCGTCATCGCCGCCGTCTTCCTCGGCTCCACCCAGTTCCGCGGCGGCCGCTTCAACATCTGGGGCACCGTCGTCGCCGCCTACACCCTCGCCGTCGGCGTCAAAGGCCTGCAACTCGCCGGCCTGCCCATCTGGATCCCCGACCTCTTCAACGGCACCGCCCTCCTCGCCGCCGTCGGCCTCGCCGCCTGGCGACGGGCCCCCGCCACCCGCAGGATCGGACTGGGTCGCTTCCGGCGTCCGCAGCCCGGCAGCCGGTAG
- a CDS encoding substrate-binding domain-containing protein, with translation MLAKFSDARTSSATRGRRSNRRTAWRVTAACISAVTVVSVAACSSSAGSATPSGPAAAPGQAANVDAAKAAIQGYTVPPTAFPVSDQLAQQLPAGKKFVYLQCSTPICALVGTFVQQAVKGLGGTLTVVNAGATAQTAQAAASSVGSMNPDAVLLGAIDPALFGGGLKKLSDAGTKVVSLQIAKDVKPYGITFNYLGEDLSRRNGKLLADWVIAKKGAETETVLYTLPALDISTPVQKAFQDEMKANCPSCKVRVVPIDVSTIGTTAPRTVVTDLQAHPDTKAAVFVSLSAAGGLPAALKAAGLSVTTVGFGPTAGNLQDIKDGALTAALNIDFPVSTWTAVDAAARLIEGGRPTASEEAGEVPEQFLEQQDITFDPTRGWSAFPDFAQRFATLWRAS, from the coding sequence AACCGCCGCACCGCCTGGCGGGTGACCGCGGCGTGCATCTCGGCGGTCACCGTCGTATCGGTCGCGGCCTGCAGCTCCTCGGCCGGCTCGGCCACCCCGTCGGGCCCGGCCGCGGCACCGGGGCAGGCGGCGAACGTCGACGCGGCGAAGGCGGCGATCCAGGGCTACACCGTCCCGCCGACCGCCTTTCCGGTGTCCGACCAGCTGGCGCAACAGCTGCCGGCCGGCAAGAAGTTCGTCTATCTGCAGTGCTCGACACCCATCTGCGCCCTGGTGGGCACGTTCGTGCAGCAGGCGGTCAAGGGGCTCGGCGGAACGCTGACGGTCGTGAACGCCGGTGCGACGGCACAGACCGCGCAGGCCGCCGCGTCGAGCGTCGGCTCGATGAATCCGGACGCCGTGCTCCTCGGCGCCATCGACCCGGCCCTGTTCGGCGGTGGCCTGAAGAAGCTCAGCGACGCCGGCACCAAGGTGGTCTCCCTGCAGATCGCCAAGGACGTCAAGCCGTACGGAATCACCTTCAACTACCTCGGTGAGGACCTGAGTCGGCGCAACGGCAAGCTCCTCGCCGACTGGGTGATCGCCAAGAAGGGCGCGGAGACCGAAACGGTGCTCTACACCCTGCCCGCCCTCGACATCTCGACCCCGGTGCAGAAGGCCTTCCAGGACGAGATGAAGGCCAACTGCCCGTCCTGCAAGGTGCGTGTCGTCCCCATCGACGTGAGCACCATCGGCACGACGGCGCCGCGCACCGTGGTGACCGACCTGCAGGCCCACCCCGACACGAAGGCCGCGGTGTTCGTGAGCCTCTCGGCGGCCGGCGGCCTGCCCGCGGCGCTGAAGGCCGCCGGCCTGTCCGTCACGACCGTCGGCTTCGGCCCCACCGCCGGCAACCTGCAGGACATCAAGGACGGCGCGCTGACCGCCGCACTGAACATCGACTTCCCGGTCTCCACCTGGACGGCCGTCGACGCGGCGGCGCGTCTGATCGAGGGTGGCCGGCCGACGGCGAGCGAGGAGGCCGGCGAGGTGCCCGAGCAGTTCCTGGAGCAGCAGGACATCACCTTCGACCCCACCCGTGGCTGGTCGGCGTTCCCCGACTTCGCCCAGCGGTTCGCCACCCTGTGGCGGGCGTCCTGA